The Corynebacterium callunae DSM 20147 genomic sequence CGCAGCTGGTGCAGAGGTCACCCAGGTTAAGAATTCGAAAGAGTCATCATGAGTAGCGTTATCAATACCTCTCTTGTCAGGTTGGATGTCGATCTCGGCAGCTCCACCACTGATGTCATCAACGGCCTAGCTGCCGTCGTCCATGCTGCAGGTCGCGCCACCTCTGCTGAAGCACTTGCAGAAAACGCCCTTGAGCGTGAAGCAAAGTCCGGCACTGGTGTTCCCGGCAAAGTAGCAATCCCCCATTGCCGCAGTGAGGCTGTATCCGAGCCAACCTTGGCCTTTGCTCGCTTGACCCGTCCCGTTGACTTCAACGGACCAGACGGCGATGCAGACATCGTTTTCCTCATTGCAGCACCAGCAGGTGGCGGCAAAGAGCACCTAAAGATCTTGTCCAAGCTAGCGCGTTCTTTGGTTAAGAAGGACTTCATTCAGGCTCTGCACGAGGCTAAGACTGAAGAAGAAATCGTCAACGTGGTGGACGCAGTTCTCAACCCAGCACCTAAGGATCCAGTTGCTGCCGCTCCTGCGGCTGCAACCCCGGCGACGTCGTCAAGCGTTACTCGTATCGTGGCCATTACCGCCTGCCCTACCGGTATCGCGCACACCTATATGGCTGCAGATTCCCTGACGCAGACCGCAGAGGGCCGCGATGATGTGGAACTTGTTGTGGAGACTCAGGGCTCTTCTGCCGTGACTCCAATGGATCCTAAGATCATTGCAGCTGCCGATGCTGTTATCTTTGCTACCGACGTCGGAGTGAAGGATCGCGAGCGTTTTGCGGGCATTCCAGTTATCGAATCTGGCGTCAAGCGCGCAATCAATGAGCCTGCCAAGATGATTGACGAGGCCATTGCAGCGTCTAAGAACCCTAATGCCCGCAAGGTTGCAGGTTCTGGACAAGCTGTCGCTGCTGAAGAAGTTGGCGAAAAGCTCGGCTGGGGCAAGCGCATCCAGCAAGCTGTCATGACCGGCGTTTCCTACATGGTGCCTTTTGTGGCTGCCGGTGGTCTACTGCTCGCCCTTGGTTTTGCCTTCGGCGGTTATGACATGGCCAATGGCTGGCAAGCAATTGCTACCCAATTCTCCCTGACCAACCTGCCTGGTAACACCATCGACATCGATGGAGTTGCTACTACCTTCGATCGTTCGGGCTTCCTGCTCTACTTTGGTGCTGTCCTCTTTGCCACAGGCCAGGGCGCCATGGGCTTTATCGTCGCCGCGTTGTCCGGTTACACCGCCTACGCCCTTGCTGGCCGTCCAGGTATCGCACCGGGCTTTGTCGGTGGTGCAATTTCTGTCACCGTCGGCGCTGGCTTCATCGGTGGTCTGGTTACCGGTATCCTCGCTGGACTTGTCGCACTGTGGATCAGCTCCTGGAAGGTCCCACGCGTTATTCAGTCACTAATGCCCGTGGTAATCATCCCGCTGCTGACCTCCCTGGTCGTTGGTCTTGTGATGTTCTTGATCTTGGGTCGTCCACTGGCTGCCATCATGGTTGGTCTGCAGGATTGGCTGGGCTCCATGTCCGGTTCCTCTGCAGTGCTGCTCGGTATCATCCTCGGCCTCATGATGTGCTTCGACCTCGGTGGCCCAGTTAACAAGGCTGCTTATCTATTCGGCACCGCTGGTCTTTCCACCGGTGACGAGGCTTCTATGCAGATCATGGCCACTATTATGGCCGCTGGTATGGTTCCGCCAATCGCAATGTCTATCGCTACCATGCTACGCAAGAAGCTCTTCACCCCTGCGGAGCAGGAAAACGGCAAGTCTTCTTGGTTGCTTGGTCTGGCGTTTATCTCCGAAGGCGCGATTCCTTTCGCAGCGGCTGACCCACTGCGCGTTATCCCAGCCATGATGGCTGGTGGCGCAACCACCGGTGCTATCTCCATGGCTCTTGGTGTGGGTTCACGTGCACCACACGGCGGCATCTTCGTGGTCTGGGCTATTGAGCCTTGGTGGGGCTGGTTGATCGCCCTGATCGCCGGCACCATTGTCTCCACTGTGGTTGTTATTGCGCTTAAGCAATTCTGGCCAAATAAGGCCACCGCTGCTGAGGTCGCAAAAGCTGAAGCTCGCGAGGTTGCAAACGCTTAACGGGATGTCTGTACGGACATTGTTTTTGAGTCCGGTATCGTGGCATTGCACTCCAAGTCTCAGTAGACTTGAAAAAGGTTAAAACAACTCCCCGCCGTTGGTAGGGATTTGGAACACAGTGCTCTCGTTCACATAGAGTGAGAGCCCAAAGAAAGGAAAACTAGAATGGCTTCCAAGACTGTTACCGTTGGTTCCTCCGTCGGCCTGCACGCTCGTCCTGCATCCATCATCGCTGAAGCAGCTGGCGAGTACGATGATGACATTTTCCTCACCCTCGTTGGTTCTGACGATGATGAAGAGACCGATGCCTCTTCTTCCCTGATGATCATGGCTTTGGGCGCAGAGCACGGCAACGAGGTCACCGTAACCTCCGATAACGCCGAGGCTGTTGAGAAGATCGCTGCTCTTATCGAGCGCGACCTAGACGCTGAGTAATCACCTAAAAGCTAGTTTCCCTAGCTGATTCAAAAAAATGCTGTTAGACCTTCTGGTCTAACAGTATTTTTCTTTTGCCACCGACTACCAAAAAGGTTACTGAGGCGGTGGCGCCCAGCGTCGACAAGCTCTGGTACTTAAAAAGGTGTGTCCAGGTAACCTGAACACACCTCTAATTTGTGGATTGGTGGGCTTTAGACAGTTGCGGGAACCTGGCACACCTGCACAAAAACTTGGGTAACCAAATCTTTGCGCTCTTCTACGCTGACGGGACCATCAACATATTCTTCCCAACCAATGGTGTTCATTGGCAAGGTGCAGCCGGTCTCGGCGACACCATCGAGGATTTCCTCCCAGGTTTCATTCAAATCCTCAGAGAGACCCTCATGACGGCTACGCATGGTCTTCATATCGCGGAAGTGATGCAGCGCCACATCGTCGATATCGCCACCTGATTGGCTCAGCGCACCACGACGCAGCTTTTCAGCCTGCACGGAGGTAACGGGAAAACCAATAAGAATATCTACGGTGTCCGAAACATCGCCGAAGTAATAAGAGCGCGCCGGGCCGGCTGGCTCAATACCTTCAAAACGCAGGAGTTTTTTGATCTCTGCATAGCCTTGTTGAAAAAGCTCTGGCAGCTCCTCAGGCTGAACGATTACCCTAATGCCCACAATGTCATGGGCCGGGATCTTTTCAAACTGGGTATCAACTATCAATGTGGGGTTCCTAAGAAAGACTAAACACTTGCCACGCGCAAAATGCGTGGACTGAATCGCGACGTTCTAGAACGTTGCGTTTTTGCCTTCACCAATGGAGGTATAAAGCTTTTTCATGATGGGGTACAAAACGATAATTCCGACTGAACCCCAGGCGATGCCTTCAAGAGTAACGCCAAAGACGGTTAAGGTGAGATTACCAATTCCTGCAACCAAAGCAACAGCAGCCATGGTCAAATTAACTGGATTATTAAAGTCAACCTTATTGTCCTGCCAAATGCGAATACCCAACATACCAATCAGGCCATAAAGAACCAAACACGCGCCACCGAGAACACCGGTTGGAATGGTGAAAATCAAAGCGCCGAATTTTGGAATGAAGGCGAGTGCAATCGCAGTAAACGCCGCAACCCAATACGCAGCAGTAGAATACACGCGGGTAGCTGCCATGACGCCAATATTTTCGGCATAGGTCGTGGTACCAGATCCGCCAAAACCACCAGCGAGCGTGGTCGCGAGACCATCGGCAATAAGAGCGTCTCCAGCTAGATCATCCAGGTTTTCGCCGGTCATCTCAGAAACGGCCTTAACGTGTCCGACGTTTTCCGCGATGAGCACGATAATTACTGGCAAAGTCACCAAGATTGCTGAGAGCTGGAATTGTGGAGTGTGGAATTGTGGAATTCCAAACCACGCTGCTGCTTCAATGGTTTCTACTGAACCTGGTGCCAGGTTGCCGCTAAGTGCTGCAAAAACCCAGCCCACGATAACGCCGATGAGAATGCCCAATCGTGCCACCATTCCGCGGCCTGCCACGGTGGCAAGCAAGATAGCAAAGAGGGTCACAGCTGCAACTAAGGGCTGGCTGCCAAAGTTGGTAGCTGCAGTAGGTGCCAGGTTCAAGCCAATAAGCGCCACAATGGCACCAGTAACAGTTGGTGGCATGACAGCATCAATTACTTGACGGCCGGCGGCCTTCACTGCGAAACCAATGGCAATTAGTACCAGGCCAGCGACCAAAATGCCGCCGATTTGTACGCCAATGCCCTGCGCCTGAGTGGCGGTCAGTGGTGCGATGAAGGCAAAGGAGCTGCCCAGGTAAGAAGGTAGGCGGTTGCGAGTAATCAGGAGGAACAGAATTGTTCCCAAGCCTGAGAAGAGCAAAGTGGTATTTACCGGAAAACCGGTGAGTGTGGGAACCAGCAGAGTTGCGCCAAACATGGCGATTACGTGCTGCATTCCGATTCCGATTGTGCGTCCCCAGCTCAGTCGCTCTTTAGGAGAAACTACTGCGCCGGGTGCGATCTTTTTGCCGTCTCCATGGACGGTCCATCCCCAAGTTGAAGTCACGAACGTTCATTATCATCCTTGAACTGCCCTTTTGGGAAATCAAAAAGCCCACATTCAAAAGAATGTGGGCAAATTGTTACTGTTCGGAACGCTCTACAGCGAACTCTTTCAGCTCTTGCGCGAGCTGCTCGGGGATACGCACATCAATTAGTGTGCCTTCCTCTGCATACTCCTCGGACAAGACGGTGCCGTGCTGGTGCAAACGTGACACCACATCACCGCGGGTAAAAGGAATCCGCAGCAAGAGGTGGGTATCACGAGCATTTAAGAAGAGCTCAATACGAGCCTCGAGTTCCTTAATTCCCTCCCCTGTTAATGCAGAAACAAAGACCACATCATCTAACACATGGCGCAGTTCAGCTAGTGCCAAAGGATCAGCTTGGTCGATCTTATTAACCACAATAATTTCTGGAGGTGGGGTTGCACCGGTAGAGCGGATGATATCGCTAATGACCGTATTCACAGCTTCAATTTGCTTGAGAGGGAAAGGATCTGAACCATCCACCACATGCAGCATGAGGTCTGCTTCTACAACTTCTTCCAACGTGGACTTAAAAGCTTCCACCAAAGAGGTAGGCAGGTGGCGCACAAAACCGACAGTGTCGGTAAAGACCACATTGCGGCCATCAGCTAATTCAGCCTTACGAGTGGTGGGATCCAAGGTGGCGAAAAGCGCATTTTCCACCAGCACACCAGCACCAGTCATAGCATTAATTAACGAGGATTTACCGGCATTGGTATATCCGGCAATAGCAATCTGCGGAACTAAAGAACCAGCGCGCTGCGCGCGTTTAACGCTTCTCGACGTATCCATGCCCGAAAGTTCCCGACGTAGACGGGCCATATCGGTACGCAGGCGACGACGATCCGCCTCGATCTTGGTTTCACCAGGACCACGCAGACCCACACCACCATTAGAACCAGCACGACCACCAGCCTGACGAGAGAGGTTGCCACCCCAACCACGAACGCGGGAGATTAAGTATTCCATCTGGGCCAGTGCGACCTGGGTTTTACCCTCGCGGGACTTTGCGTGCTGGGCAAAGATATCCAGAATAAGCATGGTGCGGTCAATGACCTTGATATTGAGGTCACGTTCCAAAGCCACCAACTGGGAAGGGCTAAGTTCACCATCAATAACAACGGTGTCAGCACCGGTGGCCTCAATGATTTCTTTAAGCTCTTTTACCTTGCCGGAGCCAATATAGGTGCCGGGGTCTGGTTTATCGCGCTTTTGATACAGGGTTTCAATAACTTCTGCACCAGCGGTATCGGCTAGGGCAGCAAGTTCTGCCAGGCTCGCATCAATCTCAGCGGTGGTACCTTCGGTCCACACGCCTACCAAGATCACGCGCTCTAGACGTAGTTTTCGGTATTCAACCTCATATCCATCCGCGGCTTCATCCGCGTGGATTTCGGTCTCGCGACGTCGACTAGCATCACGGTCTTCTAGGTCGAGCTCGCCCACAGACGGTGCCGTGACATCAGCGCGTAATAATCCGCTGAGATCAAAGCCGGTGCTTTCTTCAGGCTCTGGTGTGACATGATCGCGAAAGGCCTGAGCCAAGAGGTCTTCATGATTAACAATCTTTTTTTCATCCATTGTTCAACCATTGTTCCACGTCATCTGCCTACCTGCATAGACCTTATTCAACGCTCTAAGCGATCACAGCAAAAACGCTTGCCCTCAAACACCACAATGCACCGTCCTATTCCCCACTGCCACCCAGCTAAAAATCACCCCGAGGCAAGGTGACTGGGCAACTGCCATAGCGCTACACTATTGGCCATGACTAGCGACCTTAAGACAATTGGTATGGATTTCGCCCGCTGGCAAGACGCAGTTGAGGCCGCTATTGCCTCGGAGCGCCTTGAGGTAACCGGCGAGGTCCGTGGCGGACAGCTCATTCAGTTCTCTGATGACTCTGGTGCCCAAATTAATATTCTGGCAGTTGAGCCTTTTGCCACCTACGCCGGTTTTAAATCAGCAACAGTAGCTTATGGCCACGTCAGCATGATCAATGATGTGTTGGCTCTGGTCGATATTATTGATCCTTTTGGCAACCCTGTTACCACCATTACCTGCAACCTCGCACAGGGTCCGCTGCTGGTGGATGAGCCACTTCAGCGCTGGCAGCAGCTACAAATCACTGCCCTTGGTGTTGATGTAAAGGTTTATGCCGATAGCACTGATTACCTCCTCAACGGTGGTGAAACTGTGGGCACTCTTGTATCCGAAGGTGCTCAGAAGGTTTCCAGTGGCAGTGGTGCAGTTGTTCCAGATGCTGCTGCAGAGTTCTCGGCGCGAGTGCTCTCTGCGGAATACCGCACCAATGCATTAACTGGACAGCGCTTTATCCATGCCACGGTTGATGGCATGTTTGCTTTTGATGTGTGCCTGCCAGATGCTCCAGAATTGCCTGCCCGCGATTCTGTGCTCGCCGGCAAGATTATGCTTGCAGGTTCTGTTATTGAACAAGCAAGCAGTGGCTGCGGTGGCGGTTGTAGCTCAGGTGGCTGCGGCTGCGGTGGCCACTAGCCCCAACTAAGCAAAAAAGTTCGAGGCTTCCATAACTTTGGAAGGCTCGAACTTTTTATTTTGGTGGTTAATTTTTAGAGGGAAATTTCACCCAGGGCCAAGATCTTGGCAGGGCCGGTCAGCGTGGAAGTATCTTCCATAATCTCTACGGTTACTTCACCGCCAGGAACTTTCACCTGAACCACGCCTTCGCCCTGGCCAGCATCGGCTAAAGCTGCACGGGCTGCGGCCACAGTGCCGGTACCGCAGGAACGGGTCTCGCCCACTCCGCGTTCCCACACACGCATGGACACTGCACCATCTTCAAGCTCGGTAAGAATTTCCACATTGACACCCTCCGGGAAAAACTCGGTATCAAAGGTAGGAGCTTGGAGTGGGAATTCTGCCAAAGCAGCAGCAGTAAGACCGGGCACCACGCTAGCCAGGTGCGGGTTGCCCATGTTAACGCCCAAGCCTGCGAAATTCTGTCCGCTAATCTCACAGGTGGAAAGACCGGTTACCTCTGCAGGGCCCATATCTACGCGCACCACAGCGTCATAATCATCAAAAGACAGAACGTCTACATGGCGCAATCCAGCGCGGGTACCGATATCAAAGCTATCGGAATCCACTAAGCCACGGGAACGCAACCAGTGGGCAAAAAGGCGCACGCCATTGCCACACATTTCAGCTAAAGAACCATCTGCATTGCGATAATCCATAAACCAGAGATCTGGATCAACGGTGCTATCAGCAATCTCAGAGGACTTAACTACGCGCAAAATACCATCTGCACCGATCCCGGCGCGGCGATCACAAAGCGCTGCGACAGTCTCGGGGCTGAGATCAAATTTTGCCTGCTCATCGGAGATAATGATGAAGTCATTTTCGGTGGCATGGCCTTTGGCAAAAGGAATAACAGTTTTCACGTGGACTATTCTAACCCCAAAATGGTGTAGGCCTGTGCGACGGTATCACCGGAAGCTTCAATCCACTGCACACGTTGATCGCGGTTAAACCAACTGCGTTGGCGGCGCACATAACGGCGGGTACCAATGACGGTGCGTTCCTCCACATCTTCCCAGGGCAACTCTCCTGCCATTGCTGCTAGGACCTGGGCATATCCAATGGCTCGGCCAGCAGTTGAGGCAGCAATAAGACCGTGGTTTTCCACGAGGTTTTCTACCTCGGCGACAAAACCGCGCTCAAACATCAATCGGGTGCGCAGCTCAATACGAGGATTAAGCCATTCCGGGGTGGTTTTTAAGCCCAAGATGGTCGTACCCCAACGCGGAGGTGCATCTTTTGGTGGTTGGCTGGCCTGGAAAGGTTCGCCGGTAAGTTCAATTACCTCCAAAGCACGCACCGTCCGGCGAGGATCACGATCTTCAATAATGGCAGCTGCTTGGGGATCAATCTCAGCCAAGTGCGCATGAAGTTTTTCAATGCCCACCTCATCAAGTTTGTCCTGCCAAGCCTGGCGTACTGCCGGATCGGTGGGTGGAAATTGCCAATCATCCACCAAGGACTGCACATAGAGCATGGATCCACCCACCAAAATAGGAGTTTTGCCACGGCTCATAATCTCTTCAACATCCGCAATCGCTTCTTGTTGATAACGCGCCACAGAAGCTGTTTCAGTGACATCCAAAACATCTAATTGGTGGTGTACTACTCCTTCGCGCTCCTCCATGGTGAGCTTGGCGGTACCAATATCCATGCCACGATAAAGCTGCATGGAATCCACATTGACTACTTCCCCATCAAGTCGCTTGGCCAACGCAATACCAAGTGCTGATTTTCCAGAAGCTGTCGGTCCAACCACCGCAATCGGTGTCACCACTTATTTTTCTCCTTTATTTATTGTCCACCGTGCGACATAACGTCCAACACCTAGTGATTCATCAACCTCAAGCAATTCCGCACTTTCGACCAGCGGCAACAGCTCGTATAGGTCCAGCCATAACTGAGGCTCGCGGAGGGAGGCGTCGAAAAGCGCTTGAGCAGTGCGTGGTGTCGCGCTGCCACGCAGCACCTCCTGACACCACTGGTGTGCTGCGGGCGCGCCGGGTACCAGCGAGGACGGCGCGCGCGGGGTGAGGCCGGTGGGTCCGTCTAAGGCCACCAGGGTTAAGGTTTCTGGGCTTATCGACGCCACCCCCTCGCCAACGTTGCGAACACGCTCTTGGGCATCTCCTAAGACATAGCGCTGCAAAATCTCGGCGAGGTAGTTTCCTGCTCCGACCTGGACCTGTGGGGCTCCCCAAGCGCGCAAACTACCGGTATGGGCGCTAAACCACTGCTGATCGCGGGATCCGACGAGCTCTATCGGCCAGTTATGGGCGTTAAGCTCTTGGCTCAGTACCTCTTTAAGAGTTGCCATGAGGCGTTGCCCAGCATGGTCTTGGGGCGCGAGTTCGGCGACCAAGGCGGGGCTTGAAGGCATGAAGATCAGCGTTGCTTTCACCTGATCCACCCTATCGTGAATGTCCTCTCACCATTGCCAAGCCCCTATCTTGGTGAATTCAATGAAGATAGTGCACCCTATCTGGCTGACACCTTAGGGGGCACGCTGTATGTTTAGAATACGTAATTTGAGTTTCGGCGGCCGTGTCGCGCGGCCAGGACGACGCAAGTAAAAGGACCGATCATGACTGAGAACCAGACCTCTAGCTCCACCCCAGCCCCGAAGCCGGGCCCAAGGCCGGGACCCCGCCCTGGTGCTCAGGCAGCAGCAAATAAGGCAGCTGCTACCATCACCCCTGCTCCGCTGGCTAAAACCCCAAATGATCCCGCCAAATTTGGTCGGGTGGAAGCTGATGGTTCTGCCTATGTCACCACCTCTCAAGGTGAGCGTTTGATCGGTTCCTGGCAGGCTGGCACTCCTGAAGAGGGCTTGGCTCACTTCGGATCTCGATTTGATGATCTGGCGACTGAGGTTGCTTTGATGGAACAGCGTCTGGTCTCCCACCCAGATGATGCTCCCACCATTCGTGCCAAGGCTGAGGAAATCAAGGCGACTTTGGCAACTGTGGCTGCAATTGGTGATCTTGATGGCCTAGAAAAGCGCCTAAGCAAGATCATTGATAACTCCGAGGTAGCCAATGAACGCGCCAAGGAAGAAAAGGCAAAGCGCCGCGAAGAAGCTGTGGCTCGCAAGGAAGCTTTGGCTACTGAGGCTGAAGGTCTGGCAGAAAACTCCACCGATTGGAAGGTTGCCGGCGATCGTATCCGCGCCATCCTGGATGAGTGGAAGTCTATTCATGGCATTGATCGCAAGACCGATGATGAGCTGTGGAAGCGTTATTCCCGTGCCCGCGATGCCTTCAACCGTCGCCGTGGTGCACACTTCGCAGATCTGGATCGTGGTCGCGCTACTGCCCGCAAGGTGAAGGAAGCACTGGTTGAGCGCGCTAATGCGCTCAAGGAATCCACCGAGTGGAATGAGACCGCGCGTGCGTTCCGCGATTTGATGAGCGAGTGGAAGGCCGCTGGCCGCGCTCCTCGCGAGATTGATGAGAAGCTGTGGGCTGTCTTCAAGGACGCTCAGGACTTCTTCTTTGATAAGCGTAATTCCGTTGCCAAGGAACGCGATCAGGAATTTGAGTCCAATGCCGCTGCCAAGCAGCAACTGCTTGAAGAATACGATGCTCAGATTGATCCTGCCAAGAACCTCGAAGGTGCTCGTACCAAGCTGCGCGAGCTGCAGGAAAAGTGGGAAGAAATCGGATATGTCCCACGTGGTCAGGTTCGTGAATTTGAGGACAAGATCGGTGCTTTGGAAAAGCGCGTAGCCCAGGCTGAAGAGTCTCAGTGGCGTCGCACCGATCCTGAGGCACAGGCACGTGCAGATCAGTTCTCCGCCAAGGTTGCCGAATTTAACGCTCAGGCAGAAGCTGCCGAGGCTAAGGGCAACACCAAGAAGGCTGAGAAGCTGCGCGCCCAGGCTGCCCAGTGGGAAGAGTGGGCTCGTGCCGCTCATGAGGCAGTGGAACAGCTCTAAGTGAGATTTTTTAAGTTAGCGGAGCAGATTGCTGGTCAAGAGCCTGATGATCTGCTCCGCTCTTTTGTGTTCATGTCCAATATGGCGGCCCAAGAAATCTCTGGCGACCGCGATGTATCCATCTCACTCGAACGAATCCAGCGCGATCTGCTGGGCACGACCGAGATGGCCTCCTTTTTGCATATTGCCACCTTTGATCCCCCAGAGGAAGAGTGGATTGAGCCCGAGGGCTGGGTGAAGATCAACCTCCCATTAGTTGATGATCGCCACTCTGCAAGCCTCGATATTGTGCTCGACGCTGGCCATCAGCCGCTCCCCGGCTCCGAGTTGAGCGAGGAGGCAAAAGTGCTTATCGACGCGCTACTGCAGCACGGCGAAAGCACTGCGGCGAGTCCGCCGTGGCAGCGCACTATTTTCCACACCGCCCATATGCACCCAGCGGGCGGATTGAATGCGTGTGACTATTGTGCCGTGCTGCAAGCACGTGGTTATAAGCTTGCACACGAGGATATCCAGCAGACTTTGCCACTAGTGGGTCAACCCTGGTCACTAGATTCTTCCACCTTGCACGCAGTGGTGGGGCCAGAATTTCCGAGTCATTTAATCCCCGGAATTATTGAGCTCGAAGATATGGCCGCCGTTGATAATCCCCATGGCAGCCTGAGTGTGGAGCCTGAGCCATGGACTGCGCAACGCCTGGCTGCACAAGCTAAGCGAATCACTGCTGCTGGCACCAAGCTTTTCACTGTCATTAGTGAGGATGAGCTGGGTGTTAACGGGATATCTTCCATTGGCTTGGCACCGGGGTCAAACCCAGATGTCGCAGAACAGGGTTTGACCGTGGTGCACCGCCGAGCCCGTGGCCAAGGGCTTAGCCGCCACCTCAAACTTGCCTGCATGGAGCTAGTGCACCAGCATCTTCCCCAGGTAAAAAGGGTTGCAACGGCAAACGCGGTTGATAACCAGGCAATGCTAGCTATCAACCGCGCTTTGGGGGCTGAGGAGATTTCCCGAATTACGCTTTGGGAAAAGCGAATTTAAGAATCCTGCTCGGCCTCGCGCTGCCGACGTCGCGCCACGCGGGCGCGGCGATCGTCGACAAGCAAAGGGTTGTTCTCGGGGCTGTGCTGTTGCTGCTCTAAAAGTGCGCGCTGCGCGCTGGCAATATGATCAAGATCTTTGTTCTCGGAACGGCGCTGTGCAATATCGGCCTGCGCATCACTGCGCGCCAAAATGGTGTTAGACAATCCCCACACGGCGGCAATGGCACCAATAATGGCTACCATCATGCCGATATTGACAAAGTTAACCTGAGTGCTCGTGGTGGTTTGACGCATCCAAATCGCAAAAACAGCAAACACCACAGTGACACAGCTGAAAATCCAGGCCACCCAAGCTACCCAGGTGCGCTTGCTAATGACCGTGCCGAGGCTGAAAATCACCACGCCAATCATGCCCAGATAATAAAAGACATATTCCGCCAGCGTAATTCCGGCGTCAGCGGCCACATCTGTCCGGGTAAGAACCTGATAGCCCATCACTCCACGGATATGTGGCAAGAAAAGCGATAGTAGGAAAAGTACTCCGCCGGCGATGAGAAACCACTTCTTATCGCCCAATTCGAGTTTCCGAGCGGCCTCTTTTTCCAATGTTGCTAGCTCTTTGCCACTTAGCTTTTCTTCGCTCACTCTAAAGCTCATTTCCTCTTGGGGTTGATGGGTCTATCCTATACCGCGTAGTTAGACCGTCACTTCTTAAAAAACTTGTCTTAATTAACGGAACAACATGCGCTTTCAGCAGCTGGAGCTACCTTTGGCGCACCGATGCTAGGCAGACCCAATCCCACACCAATTGGTGCGGTGGTTGGAACCTTTCCAACTGAAGAGTTATCTCCAGCCTTGGTGCGGCGATGTACCTGTACGCCAGCATCTGCAGTAAGGAAGAACGGCGTTGCGGCAGTTACTTCAACCTCTACATAGTCACCAGGACGGATCTCTCCATCCAGATTGCCTTCTGGAGCGAAGTGCACCAAACGACCATCGCGAGCACGGCCGCTGAGACGGTGAGTCTCGTTATTTTTACGGCCGCCACCAGCCTGGACCAACAGCTCAACGGTTTGGCCGATGAACTTCTTGTTTTCTCGCTCGCCTACTTCTTCTTGGAGCGCCATCAAACGTTCATAACGTTCCTGGACAACTTCTTTAGGAACCTGGTTTTCATATTCTGCAGCTGGGGTTCCCGGACGTGGGCTGTACTGGAAGGTATATGCAGAAGTAAAGCGTGCTTGCTTGACAACATCCAGAGTTGCCTGGAAATCTTCCTCCGTCTCACCTGGGAATCCGACAATAATATCGGTGGTGATGGCAGCGTGTGGAATCTTCTGGCGAACTTCTTCCAAGATGTTGAGGAACTTCTTGGAACGGTAGGAACGGCGCATTTCCTTCAAAATACGATCCGAACCGGACTGCAATGGCATGTGCAGCTGAGGGCAAATATTTGGAGTTTCAGCCATGGCGTCAATGACATCAGAGGTAAATTCTGCTGGGTGTGGGCTGGTAAAGCGCACGCGCTCGAGGCCTTCAATATTGCCACAGGCGCGCAGCAACTTGGAGAAAGCTGAACGATCGCGCTCGAGTTCAGGGTCCACAAAGTTCACACCATAGGCATTGACGTTTTGGCCGAGCAGGGTGACTTCACTAACACCTTGTTCAACCAAGGCTTGTACCTCAGCCAGGATATCGCC encodes the following:
- the miaA gene encoding tRNA (adenosine(37)-N6)-dimethylallyltransferase MiaA gives rise to the protein MVTPIAVVGPTASGKSALGIALAKRLDGEVVNVDSMQLYRGMDIGTAKLTMEEREGVVHHQLDVLDVTETASVARYQQEAIADVEEIMSRGKTPILVGGSMLYVQSLVDDWQFPPTDPAVRQAWQDKLDEVGIEKLHAHLAEIDPQAAAIIEDRDPRRTVRALEVIELTGEPFQASQPPKDAPPRWGTTILGLKTTPEWLNPRIELRTRLMFERGFVAEVENLVENHGLIAASTAGRAIGYAQVLAAMAGELPWEDVEERTVIGTRRYVRRQRSWFNRDQRVQWIEASGDTVAQAYTILGLE
- a CDS encoding DUF349 domain-containing protein, with the protein product MTENQTSSSTPAPKPGPRPGPRPGAQAAANKAAATITPAPLAKTPNDPAKFGRVEADGSAYVTTSQGERLIGSWQAGTPEEGLAHFGSRFDDLATEVALMEQRLVSHPDDAPTIRAKAEEIKATLATVAAIGDLDGLEKRLSKIIDNSEVANERAKEEKAKRREEAVARKEALATEAEGLAENSTDWKVAGDRIRAILDEWKSIHGIDRKTDDELWKRYSRARDAFNRRRGAHFADLDRGRATARKVKEALVERANALKESTEWNETARAFRDLMSEWKAAGRAPREIDEKLWAVFKDAQDFFFDKRNSVAKERDQEFESNAAAKQQLLEEYDAQIDPAKNLEGARTKLRELQEKWEEIGYVPRGQVREFEDKIGALEKRVAQAEESQWRRTDPEAQARADQFSAKVAEFNAQAEAAEAKGNTKKAEKLRAQAAQWEEWARAAHEAVEQL
- a CDS encoding Rv2732c family membrane protein, with amino-acid sequence MSFRVSEEKLSGKELATLEKEAARKLELGDKKWFLIAGGVLFLLSLFLPHIRGVMGYQVLTRTDVAADAGITLAEYVFYYLGMIGVVIFSLGTVISKRTWVAWVAWIFSCVTVVFAVFAIWMRQTTTSTQVNFVNIGMMVAIIGAIAAVWGLSNTILARSDAQADIAQRRSENKDLDHIASAQRALLEQQQHSPENNPLLVDDRRARVARRRQREAEQDS
- the miaB gene encoding tRNA (N6-isopentenyl adenosine(37)-C2)-methylthiotransferase MiaB produces the protein MTQQIKHHQVNIHPDSAADLLAENFEHNSEATNEGEAGAVRTYEVKTFGCQMNVHDSERLSGLLEEAGYVAADKDATPDLVVFNTCAVRENADMRLYGTLGNLRSVKEKNPGMQIAVGGCLAQKDKDTVVKKAPWVDVVFGTHNIGSLPTLLNRAEHNNKAQVEIVDSLEQFPSVLPAKRESAYAGWVSVSVGCNNTCTFCIVPSLRGKEQDRRPGDILAEVQALVEQGVSEVTLLGQNVNAYGVNFVDPELERDRSAFSKLLRACGNIEGLERVRFTSPHPAEFTSDVIDAMAETPNICPQLHMPLQSGSDRILKEMRRSYRSKKFLNILEEVRQKIPHAAITTDIIVGFPGETEEDFQATLDVVKQARFTSAYTFQYSPRPGTPAAEYENQVPKEVVQERYERLMALQEEVGERENKKFIGQTVELLVQAGGGRKNNETHRLSGRARDGRLVHFAPEGNLDGEIRPGDYVEVEVTAATPFFLTADAGVQVHRRTKAGDNSSVGKVPTTAPIGVGLGLPSIGAPKVAPAAESACCSVN